The following proteins are encoded in a genomic region of Hyalangium minutum:
- a CDS encoding NmrA/HSCARG family protein, giving the protein MDYPRSVLVTGATGQQGGALARHLRDLGYRVVAFTRRADTPAAYALEAIGAELAVGDFDDPASLEAAARRADTLFAMATPFEAGPEAEIRQGMNLVDAARRAGVRHFVYSSVAGADRLTGIPHFDSKHEVEHYLRRSNLPYTIVGPTFFMENYTGPMFREGLEHGVLAMGLPPTHGLQMVAVADLASFFGRVIATPEDFFGERIDVASDEVTGQQAADLLSYVSGQRIHYQQIPLALMAEQNEEMALMFEWLDRVGYHADILTLRHEYPELRWHTFEEWARNRDWSFVGSASSVTSGLEAH; this is encoded by the coding sequence CTGGTCACGGGAGCTACCGGCCAGCAAGGCGGCGCGCTGGCCCGACATCTTCGCGACCTGGGGTATCGCGTCGTCGCCTTCACCCGCCGGGCTGATACCCCCGCGGCGTACGCCCTGGAGGCAATAGGAGCCGAGCTGGCTGTGGGAGACTTCGATGATCCCGCCTCGCTGGAAGCCGCCGCTCGCCGGGCCGACACCCTGTTCGCCATGGCCACGCCTTTCGAGGCCGGGCCCGAGGCGGAGATCCGCCAGGGCATGAACCTGGTGGACGCCGCGAGGCGGGCGGGAGTGCGCCACTTCGTCTACTCCTCGGTGGCGGGGGCGGATCGGCTCACAGGCATCCCCCACTTCGACAGCAAGCACGAGGTGGAACACTACCTGCGCCGCTCCAACCTGCCCTACACCATCGTGGGCCCCACCTTCTTCATGGAGAACTACACGGGCCCCATGTTCCGCGAGGGGCTGGAGCACGGGGTGCTCGCCATGGGCCTGCCGCCCACGCACGGCCTGCAGATGGTGGCGGTGGCGGACCTGGCGAGCTTCTTTGGCCGGGTCATTGCCACCCCTGAGGACTTCTTCGGCGAGCGCATCGACGTGGCCTCGGACGAGGTGACGGGGCAGCAGGCCGCGGACCTGCTCTCCTACGTGAGCGGCCAGCGGATCCACTACCAGCAGATCCCCCTGGCACTCATGGCCGAGCAGAACGAGGAGATGGCGCTCATGTTCGAGTGGCTGGACCGGGTGGGGTACCATGCCGACATCCTCACCCTGCGCCACGAGTACCCGGAGCTGCGCTGGCACACCTTCGAGGAGTGGGCGAGGAACCGGGACTGGAGCTTCGTGGGCAGCGCGTCCAGCGTCACGTCCGGCCTGGAGGCCCACTGA